In a genomic window of Desulfobulbaceae bacterium:
- a CDS encoding carbohydrate kinase has translation MIICIGEIVWDIFASKKALGGAPLNVAYHLQDMGQNARIISKVGHDEYGQAAIQKIEQLGLTVNTIQYDPKYPTGQVLVHLDDTNEPSFEILSPAAWDFIHLSEISRLTQNSYHLVCGTLAQRSAISQSTIRSLQAGAETVFYDVNLRPPYTPRECVLNSLEQANVGKVNEDELAVINKWSSLPEGGLEEMALAVLDKFHLEVLAVTLGGKGAMLVCHDGVFQHGGFPVKVADPVGAGDAFFAALINGILRKRNWQECLVQANKRGAFVASQHGATPVMKHIQDDLS, from the coding sequence ATGATTATTTGCATCGGGGAAATTGTCTGGGATATCTTTGCATCAAAAAAGGCATTAGGGGGCGCGCCGCTCAATGTTGCTTACCATTTGCAGGATATGGGGCAAAACGCCCGCATCATAAGTAAGGTCGGCCACGATGAATACGGCCAAGCCGCCATTCAGAAAATCGAGCAGCTTGGCCTCACAGTTAATACAATCCAGTACGACCCCAAATATCCGACCGGCCAGGTTCTGGTCCATCTGGACGACACCAACGAGCCCTCTTTTGAAATACTCTCCCCGGCCGCCTGGGACTTTATTCATCTCTCGGAGATTAGCAGACTCACCCAGAACTCTTATCATCTGGTCTGCGGCACCTTGGCCCAGCGCTCAGCAATAAGCCAATCCACCATCCGAAGCCTTCAAGCCGGGGCAGAGACCGTCTTCTATGACGTCAATTTAAGGCCGCCCTACACCCCCCGGGAATGTGTCCTCAACTCGCTTGAGCAGGCCAATGTTGGAAAGGTGAACGAAGACGAACTTGCGGTCATAAATAAATGGTCGTCTCTTCCTGAAGGGGGCTTGGAAGAGATGGCTCTTGCGGTTCTGGATAAATTCCATTTGGAGGTTCTCGCCGTCACGCTTGGTGGAAAAGGGGCCATGCTTGTCTGTCATGACGGTGTGTTTCAACATGGCGGGTTTCCGGTAAAGGTGGCAGACCCCGTCGGGGCCGGTGACGCCTTTTTTGCTGCTCTCATTAATGGCATTCTGCGCAAACGCAATTGGCAGGAGTGCCTTGTCCAAGCCAACAAACGGGGCGCCTTCGTTGCTTCTCAGCATGGCGCAACACCTGTAATGAAGCACATCCAAGACGATTTGTCCTGA
- a CDS encoding sirohydrochlorin cobaltochelatase — protein MSKQEICYVKQAIRYTNDWDVYQSILRKAFREKVVRPTMTILIKSCIIVVTAILWCGFGQDVKAMSRTIKGDPAIVIAAFGTTTKARVTYDFFEEQLRHELPEKYKNHEIRWAFTSEIVRERANKKFKEAGLDRRYISLAQTLADLDDEGYREIVVQSLHIFPGQEFEEVEKAAEAFELLGLHITIGGTLLHEWPFVFEAVSQVEPEFLSSKEGCNILVVHGTPETFSGSTSTYLGLDRYLSSAYQNVYIGGVDGVLTRNQAIGQAKQCNPKMVRLIPFMYVAGDHIMNDIMATEVVEGEASWSMELEAGGVQVDSVMKEFKGEPFFKGLGFYPGINRMFIRQIIKNLEALER, from the coding sequence ATGAGTAAGCAGGAAATTTGTTATGTGAAACAAGCTATTCGATACACTAATGATTGGGATGTTTATCAATCAATTTTACGTAAAGCATTTAGGGAAAAGGTTGTCAGGCCTACTATGACTATCTTGATAAAGAGCTGTATAATTGTGGTCACTGCTATTCTCTGGTGCGGCTTTGGTCAGGATGTAAAGGCGATGAGCCGAACTATTAAGGGTGATCCGGCCATCGTTATAGCTGCATTTGGTACAACGACCAAGGCCCGAGTTACTTATGATTTTTTTGAGGAGCAACTCAGGCATGAACTCCCAGAAAAGTACAAAAATCACGAAATTCGCTGGGCTTTTACATCGGAAATTGTGCGGGAGCGAGCAAATAAGAAATTTAAAGAGGCTGGTCTGGATAGACGTTATATAAGTTTGGCGCAGACCCTTGCCGACTTGGACGATGAGGGCTACCGGGAGATAGTTGTTCAGTCTTTACATATCTTTCCCGGTCAAGAGTTTGAAGAGGTTGAAAAAGCAGCAGAGGCATTTGAACTTCTTGGGCTTCACATTACTATTGGAGGAACACTGCTTCATGAATGGCCGTTTGTGTTTGAGGCGGTCAGTCAAGTTGAGCCAGAGTTTCTCTCCAGTAAAGAAGGTTGCAATATACTCGTTGTACACGGAACACCAGAGACATTTTCTGGTTCAACTTCTACCTACCTCGGGCTTGATCGGTATCTGTCATCTGCCTATCAAAATGTCTATATTGGTGGTGTCGATGGGGTTTTGACTCGTAATCAGGCCATTGGTCAGGCTAAACAATGTAACCCGAAGATGGTCAGGTTGATACCCTTTATGTATGTCGCCGGAGATCATATAATGAACGATATCATGGCTACAGAAGTTGTTGAGGGTGAGGCCTCCTGGTCGATGGAGCTTGAGGCGGGCGGTGTACAGGTTGATTCTGTTATGAAAGAGTTTAAGGGAGAGCCGTTTTTTAAGGGCTTAGGGTTTTATCCTGGAATTAACAGGATGTTCATCCGGCAAATTATTAAAAACCTTGAGGCCTTGGAACGGTAA
- a CDS encoding HAD-IIB family hydrolase translates to MDSKGFYIQLFSIHGLIRGDSPELGRDADTGGQVKYVLELAKSLAEHPLVSQVDLVTRLIIDKRVSPAYAEEIEPLSEKARIVRIQCGPRKYIRKELLWPHMEEFVDRTIRFLKKQLRLPDIFHGHYADGGYAAMNLAETFAAPFVFTGHSLGRNKEVNLLGDGIAQDKINEHLKMKTRIAVEEEIMEAAQLIITSTNQEIEKQYGLYGNFSKIKSFKIIPPGIDLDVFYPYYNNEIAPESIDEGTKQARVALRRELHRFWSVPKKPFILVLCRPDHRKNICGLITAYGQDKELQAMANLAVFAGIRKDIATMEDNERNVLTNMLLLMDQFDLYGKLAIPKKHDFSSEVPELYRICAESGGVFVNPAMVEPFGITLIEAAACGVPLVATNDGGPIDIIANCQNGTLINPSNPEEIAKALKAILVDRSMWQHFSENGINGVGKHYSWDAHCEKSVEEFIALLPDKKVPPVVNKGEGATLSYGQRLNLVKKILISDIDNTLAGDKRSLKQLLNILRGNSRKLAWGVATGRSLELTIDIMNEQLIPIPDVLICSVGTEIYYGPNLRIDRGWQQHLSKNWKPEQIRDVLGRLDFLGLQGQEGQRAFKISYYMKDDPELLARVHQHLAAAKLLCQVIFSHGQFLDILPYRASKGKAIKYLQYKWAISPQNVMVAGDSGNDEDMLRGRSCGVVVGNHSRELEDLKGKPRIYFSPEKYAAGIIDGLNHYGFLPNHLDC, encoded by the coding sequence ATGGACTCAAAAGGATTTTATATTCAGCTCTTCAGCATTCACGGCCTCATACGAGGAGACTCTCCTGAACTTGGCAGAGATGCCGACACCGGAGGTCAGGTAAAATATGTTCTTGAACTAGCCAAATCTCTTGCTGAGCACCCTTTAGTCTCCCAGGTTGATCTTGTCACAAGACTAATCATCGACAAAAGGGTTTCCCCTGCATATGCAGAAGAGATTGAGCCCTTAAGCGAAAAAGCCCGAATTGTCAGGATACAATGCGGGCCCAGAAAGTATATCCGCAAAGAACTGCTCTGGCCCCATATGGAGGAGTTCGTCGATAGAACCATTCGTTTTTTGAAAAAACAACTTCGCTTACCGGACATTTTTCACGGTCATTATGCGGACGGGGGCTATGCTGCCATGAATCTGGCTGAAACCTTTGCCGCCCCCTTTGTCTTTACCGGTCACTCGCTGGGGCGCAATAAAGAGGTGAATCTGCTCGGAGATGGAATCGCACAGGATAAAATCAACGAACACCTTAAGATGAAAACCCGTATTGCCGTTGAAGAAGAGATTATGGAGGCGGCCCAGTTGATTATAACCTCAACCAATCAGGAGATCGAAAAGCAATATGGCCTCTATGGTAATTTTTCTAAAATAAAGTCTTTCAAAATCATTCCGCCGGGAATCGACCTTGATGTTTTCTACCCCTATTATAATAACGAGATTGCCCCGGAGAGTATTGATGAAGGTACAAAGCAGGCCCGAGTGGCTTTGCGCCGCGAACTGCACCGCTTCTGGTCGGTTCCCAAAAAACCATTCATTCTTGTGCTCTGCCGCCCTGACCACCGGAAAAACATCTGCGGCCTGATCACCGCCTATGGCCAGGATAAGGAACTACAGGCCATGGCCAACCTGGCCGTCTTTGCCGGCATTAGAAAAGATATTGCCACCATGGAGGACAATGAACGGAACGTCCTCACCAACATGCTGCTCCTGATGGATCAATTTGACCTCTACGGCAAATTAGCCATCCCCAAAAAGCATGATTTTTCTTCTGAGGTTCCAGAGCTTTACAGAATATGCGCGGAAAGCGGCGGTGTGTTTGTCAATCCTGCCATGGTGGAGCCTTTTGGCATTACCCTCATTGAAGCGGCTGCCTGCGGCGTGCCACTGGTGGCAACCAATGATGGGGGCCCTATCGACATTATCGCCAACTGCCAAAACGGCACCCTGATCAACCCTTCAAACCCGGAGGAGATTGCTAAGGCGCTGAAAGCAATTCTTGTCGATCGGAGCATGTGGCAACACTTTTCAGAAAACGGCATCAACGGCGTCGGGAAGCACTATTCCTGGGATGCCCACTGTGAAAAGAGCGTCGAAGAGTTTATCGCGCTTTTACCGGATAAAAAGGTTCCGCCGGTGGTGAACAAAGGTGAAGGGGCAACCCTTTCCTATGGTCAGAGACTGAACCTTGTAAAGAAAATTTTGATCTCAGACATTGACAATACCCTGGCCGGCGACAAAAGAAGTTTAAAACAGCTGCTCAATATTCTTCGAGGCAATAGCCGAAAGTTGGCCTGGGGAGTGGCCACAGGTCGAAGTCTTGAGCTGACAATCGACATTATGAACGAACAGCTTATCCCAATTCCGGATGTCCTTATCTGCTCAGTCGGTACTGAGATCTATTATGGGCCAAACCTGCGTATTGATCGCGGCTGGCAGCAGCATCTCTCAAAAAACTGGAAACCGGAACAGATACGAGACGTTCTTGGAAGGCTTGATTTCCTCGGACTCCAGGGTCAAGAAGGACAAAGGGCCTTTAAAATAAGTTACTACATGAAAGACGACCCGGAACTGCTGGCCCGTGTGCACCAGCACCTTGCGGCAGCGAAACTTCTTTGTCAGGTAATATTTTCCCATGGCCAGTTTTTAGATATCCTGCCCTATCGTGCATCAAAAGGAAAAGCAATCAAATATCTTCAGTATAAGTGGGCAATTTCTCCCCAAAATGTCATGGTTGCAGGTGATTCCGGAAACGACGAAGATATGCTTCGCGGCCGAAGCTGTGGGGTTGTGGTTGGCAACCACAGCCGTGAACTTGAAGACCTCAAGGGGAAACCCCGCATCTATTTCAGCCCCGAAAAGTATGCTGCCGGAATCATTGACGGTCTCAATCACTACGGTTTTCTTCCAAACCATCTCGACTGCTAA
- a CDS encoding rubrerythrin family protein translates to MSKTIDNLWTAFAGESQANRKYLAFAAQADKEGHPQAAKLFRAAAAAETIHAHSHLKALGVVGTTLDNLKAAAAGETEEFEDMYPAMIVTAEEEGNKAARQSFTFANEVEKTHAALYQKAIDGIDSMTECDYYICKVCGHTHEHNAPEKCPVCGANARAFFKAE, encoded by the coding sequence ATGAGTAAAACTATTGATAATCTATGGACTGCCTTTGCAGGAGAATCGCAAGCGAACCGAAAGTACCTTGCCTTTGCCGCCCAAGCCGACAAAGAGGGACACCCGCAAGCAGCAAAGCTGTTTCGTGCTGCTGCTGCTGCAGAAACAATTCATGCCCATTCACACCTAAAGGCGCTGGGAGTGGTAGGGACAACCCTTGACAATCTCAAAGCCGCGGCAGCTGGTGAAACTGAAGAGTTTGAGGATATGTATCCGGCTATGATTGTCACAGCAGAAGAAGAAGGCAATAAAGCGGCCCGACAATCATTTACCTTTGCTAACGAAGTTGAAAAAACTCATGCAGCACTTTACCAGAAGGCAATTGACGGTATCGATTCGATGACTGAATGCGATTACTATATCTGTAAAGTGTGCGGACATACCCACGAGCACAACGCACCAGAAAAATGCCCTGTATGCGGCGCCAATGCCCGTGCTTTTTTTAAGGCAGAATAA
- a CDS encoding D-alanyl-D-alanine carboxypeptidase: protein MLVSHVRFFLLITVFFCLHLWAEQGFGAEGNPPAPATIDTHQVSPFHKAVATLIDNGGFIFTTTGNKLVEHNRYTLFTPASILKIATASAAVAVLGPQYRFRTAFYQDQNNDLFIKGYGDPFLTSEEIAAIWNTLTKLGIRPFKRLYIDNSYFNLESSTTDGAKGSKNPYDALNASLSVNFNALPIKVTNDGVVSLEPQTPFIPLMSEYAVGLSQGKHRIAISKNKQDIAAYVGQLFVHLAPFNSPEPIRIEEKTVPPGFTAIYEHQSTKSLAEIISSLLLYSNNFIANQLFLSCGAVQYGPPATWKKGRDTLELFLSENIGIVKDQFVIEEGSGLSRKNKLTPEAMLRILENFKPYSNLLPRENSLSIKSGTLKGVYSYAGYVNNDSAPAPFVIMLNQKRNTRDAIIRKLTIK, encoded by the coding sequence GTGTTAGTTTCTCACGTTCGATTTTTCTTACTAATCACGGTTTTTTTCTGCCTGCATCTGTGGGCAGAACAAGGCTTTGGTGCTGAGGGGAATCCACCTGCGCCTGCAACCATTGATACCCATCAAGTCAGTCCCTTCCACAAAGCTGTTGCCACCTTAATTGACAATGGTGGTTTCATCTTTACTACCACCGGCAACAAATTGGTTGAACATAATCGTTATACCCTGTTCACACCAGCGTCTATCCTCAAGATTGCAACAGCCTCTGCCGCCGTTGCTGTCCTTGGGCCTCAATATCGTTTCAGGACAGCTTTTTATCAAGACCAGAACAATGATCTGTTCATCAAGGGCTATGGTGATCCTTTTTTAACATCTGAAGAGATCGCAGCCATCTGGAATACTCTTACCAAACTGGGCATCCGCCCTTTTAAGCGGCTGTATATTGACAACTCCTACTTTAACCTTGAGTCGTCAACAACCGATGGAGCCAAGGGCTCCAAAAATCCATATGATGCGCTTAACGCATCTCTTTCTGTAAATTTTAACGCTTTACCAATTAAAGTCACAAATGATGGTGTTGTCTCCCTTGAACCGCAAACGCCGTTCATCCCCTTAATGTCTGAATACGCAGTTGGTCTATCTCAAGGAAAACACAGAATAGCTATATCGAAAAACAAGCAGGATATAGCAGCCTACGTTGGGCAACTCTTTGTTCATTTAGCTCCTTTTAACAGTCCTGAACCAATACGTATCGAAGAAAAAACCGTACCGCCTGGATTTACAGCCATTTACGAACATCAATCGACAAAATCATTAGCTGAAATTATCAGTTCCTTACTGCTTTACTCCAATAATTTTATTGCAAACCAGCTTTTTTTATCCTGTGGAGCCGTACAATATGGCCCACCTGCCACATGGAAAAAAGGACGGGATACTTTAGAACTGTTTCTCTCTGAAAATATCGGAATCGTAAAAGATCAATTTGTTATTGAAGAAGGATCAGGGTTATCTCGCAAAAACAAGCTGACTCCGGAGGCGATGCTTCGAATTCTTGAGAATTTCAAACCATATTCGAACCTGCTGCCACGAGAAAACTCCTTATCGATAAAATCAGGAACACTTAAGGGCGTTTACTCCTACGCTGGTTACGTTAATAACGATTCAGCCCCGGCACCTTTTGTGATCATGTTGAATCAGAAGAGAAACACACGCGACGCCATTATCAGAAAATTAACCATAAAATAA
- a CDS encoding sucrose synthase: MLSQLTEFILKNREIVDKLFRRYQTSGKSFLLRTDLWDIFQDFCNENNSCTLLHSSFSQAIAKTQEAAISDQWLYLDIRPKAATWQRLRYHFETMEFEEIPISEFLYFKEQLINGQSHKRPLVVDFKPFERYLPKMNQSSSIGRGVEFLNRRLSGRLSHDLIKGEALLLSFMKVHNYQGTPFMINNRIDTISDLRKALQRGIELTASAQGNKNSGLGARLQQFGFEPGWGRTAKQIHDKFRLLADILEAPDHRNLERFLGNIPMIFNIVIFSPHGYFGQENVLGLPDTGGQVVYILDQVRALEKEMRKKIYSQGLDIEPKIIIVTRLIPEAGDTTCDQPLEKVVGTENVHILRVPFRDEGGAVIPQWISRFEVWPYLENFSMEAEEAVLSRLGSRPDLIIGNYSDGNLVAYLMAQRLGVTQCNIAHALEKTKYLYSALYWQEMETNYHFSCQFTADLIAMNAADFIITSTFQEIVGSDESVGQYESYSSFTMPNLYRVVAGVDVFDPKFNIVSPGADNTVYFPHTQKGKRFTVLAGEIEELLFGNNGKGESRGIMKEKNKPIIFSMARLDHIKNLTGLVDWYGKNERLRDAANLLIIGGCLAREDSADSEEQKQIDLMHELMSQHGLDEQMRWIGGRLDKNLSGELYRTIADLRGVFVQPAFFEAFGLTIIEAMASGLPTFATCYGGPLEIIEDGVSGFHIDPNHGGIAAEKLVAFFEHNRTDSGHWHKLSKGAIRRVEQRYTWKLYASRLLSLSCIYGFWKYATNLERQETGRYLEMFYHLQLKPYADKILR, encoded by the coding sequence ATGCTATCGCAACTAACTGAATTTATTTTAAAAAACCGTGAAATCGTAGACAAACTTTTTCGGCGCTACCAGACCTCTGGGAAGAGTTTTTTGCTTAGAACCGACCTCTGGGATATATTTCAGGACTTTTGCAACGAAAATAACTCTTGTACACTTTTGCACTCCTCTTTCAGCCAAGCGATAGCAAAAACCCAGGAAGCAGCGATCTCCGATCAGTGGCTCTACCTTGACATTCGACCAAAAGCCGCCACTTGGCAACGTCTGCGCTATCACTTTGAGACGATGGAATTTGAAGAAATTCCCATTAGCGAGTTTTTATATTTCAAAGAGCAGCTTATTAACGGTCAATCCCATAAAAGGCCGTTGGTGGTCGACTTTAAACCCTTTGAACGATATTTACCAAAAATGAACCAGTCCAGTTCGATTGGCCGCGGTGTTGAGTTTCTGAATCGTCGACTTTCGGGGAGACTTTCCCATGATCTCATAAAAGGAGAGGCGCTCCTTCTCTCCTTCATGAAGGTCCACAATTACCAGGGCACGCCATTCATGATCAACAATCGGATTGACACGATTTCCGATCTTCGAAAGGCATTACAGCGAGGCATTGAGTTAACTGCTTCGGCCCAGGGTAATAAGAACTCAGGCCTGGGAGCACGTCTTCAGCAGTTTGGCTTTGAGCCAGGATGGGGGCGCACAGCAAAACAGATCCATGATAAATTCAGGTTGTTAGCAGATATTCTTGAGGCTCCAGACCATAGGAACCTTGAGCGGTTTCTCGGGAATATCCCGATGATCTTCAATATCGTTATTTTCTCCCCGCACGGCTATTTCGGGCAGGAGAATGTTTTAGGTCTGCCCGACACAGGAGGGCAAGTAGTCTATATTCTGGATCAGGTTCGTGCCCTCGAAAAGGAGATGAGAAAAAAGATTTATAGTCAGGGACTTGATATCGAACCAAAGATAATCATTGTGACCCGTTTAATTCCAGAGGCAGGTGATACTACCTGTGATCAGCCTCTGGAAAAGGTTGTGGGCACTGAAAATGTTCATATCCTTCGCGTTCCCTTTCGTGATGAGGGCGGGGCGGTTATTCCCCAATGGATTTCCCGATTTGAAGTGTGGCCCTATCTAGAAAACTTCAGCATGGAGGCTGAAGAAGCGGTGCTGTCCAGGCTCGGCTCAAGGCCTGATCTGATTATCGGCAATTATTCTGACGGTAATCTGGTGGCATATCTGATGGCCCAGAGACTTGGAGTGACTCAGTGCAATATTGCCCACGCCTTGGAAAAAACGAAATATCTTTACTCGGCACTGTATTGGCAAGAAATGGAAACTAATTACCACTTCTCCTGCCAGTTTACCGCCGATCTGATCGCCATGAATGCGGCTGATTTCATTATTACCTCAACTTTTCAGGAGATTGTTGGCAGCGACGAGAGTGTCGGCCAGTATGAAAGTTATTCCAGTTTCACCATGCCGAATCTCTACAGGGTTGTGGCTGGTGTGGATGTATTTGACCCCAAGTTTAACATCGTGTCGCCGGGTGCAGATAATACTGTCTATTTCCCGCACACCCAAAAGGGGAAAAGGTTTACAGTTTTAGCAGGAGAAATTGAAGAACTCCTCTTTGGCAATAATGGTAAAGGTGAGAGCCGGGGGATTATGAAAGAGAAAAACAAGCCAATTATCTTCTCCATGGCCCGACTGGATCATATTAAAAATCTCACAGGGCTGGTTGACTGGTACGGTAAAAATGAGCGTCTGCGCGATGCGGCAAATCTGCTCATTATTGGAGGATGCCTGGCCAGAGAAGACTCGGCTGACAGTGAAGAGCAAAAGCAGATTGACCTCATGCATGAACTTATGTCCCAGCATGGTTTAGATGAGCAGATGCGCTGGATAGGCGGTCGGCTTGACAAAAATCTCTCCGGTGAACTGTACCGAACCATAGCGGATCTGCGGGGAGTCTTTGTGCAGCCTGCCTTTTTTGAGGCCTTCGGCCTGACAATCATCGAGGCGATGGCCTCTGGACTACCGACCTTTGCAACGTGTTATGGCGGCCCGCTTGAAATTATTGAGGATGGAGTTTCCGGTTTTCATATTGACCCGAACCATGGCGGGATTGCCGCTGAAAAGCTAGTCGCCTTCTTTGAGCACAACAGAACCGATTCCGGGCATTGGCATAAACTGTCAAAAGGTGCCATACGGAGGGTAGAACAGCGCTATACCTGGAAATTGTATGCGAGCCGACTTCTCTCCCTCTCCTGCATTTACGGTTTCTGGAAATACGCAACAAATCTCGAGCGCCAGGAAACAGGGCGCTATCTTGAGATGTTTTATCATCTGCAGTTGAAACCTTATGCGGATAAAATTTTGAGATAA